In Campylobacter porcelli, the sequence ATGGTGCTAAACCAGCTACTATCGATTTTATCCATTTTGCGAATTTAATCCAAAATATTTTAGGTAAAATTGAGCTAAAAAAATCAATTGATATTGAATTTTTAAGCGAATTTGAACAAGCCAAAGTCTATCAAAATGGCGACTATATCGGTTATATTGGCAGGGTTAATGCCGTAATAGAACAAAGTAGAGATCTATTTAAAACCTATATTTGTGAGATAGATTTTGACAATTTAAAACCTATAAAAAAACTAGCAAATCCATACTCTAAATTTCAAAGTTTAAGTAGAGATTTAAGCATTATAATGCCAAAAGATATGCCATATCTTCGCATTAAAGAGGTAATTGAAGGGCTAGATATTAAAAGCTTAAAAGAGTTTTTGCCGACTGATATTTATAGCGATGAGAGCTTAGGTGATAATGTTAGCTTGAGTGTTAAATTTACATTTCAAGATGATGCTAAGACGCTAGAAGATGAGGAGATTGTAGCTATAATGGATAGGATTTTAGCGGCGTTAAAAGATAATTTAGGTGTGGGATTAAGATGAAAGTAGAGGCTTTAAATTCTAAATTTGATATAGAGCTTGATCTAGTCTCTACAGATAAATCCATAAGCCATAGGTGTGCTATATTCTCTCTTTTGAGTGATGGAGTGAGCGTTATTAGTGATTATCTTGAAGCAGAAGATACTCTAAATTCTTTAGAAATTGCCAAAAAACTTGGTGCTAAGATTGAGAAAATTGATAATAAATACTATATCACGCCACCAGCTAAAATAAGCTCAGCTAAATCAGTTTTAGAGTGCGGCAACTCTGGAACGGCAATGAGAATATATATGGGGCTTTTGGCTGGTTGTGATGGATTTTATGTCTTAAGCGGAGATGAGTATCTAAATGAGCGTCCAATGCGACGCATAGCTAAGCCACTTATTGAAGTGGGGGCTAAGATTGATGGTAGAGATGACGCAAACAAAGCTCCAATCGCTATTAGGGGTAGAAATTTAGACTATTTTAGCTATGATTCAAAGATAGCTTCAGCACAGGTTAAAAGTGCCTTAATTTTAGCTGGGCTTTGTGCTAAGGGGTGTGAATTTAGTGAACCAGAATTGAGCCGAGATCATAGCGAAAGAATGCTAAAGGGAATGGGAGCTGATATTAGCTATAATAATGGCAAAATCATAGTAAAACCACTAAATTCCAAAAAATTAAAGCCACTTATTATGAGTGTGCCAAATGATCCTAGCTCATGCTTTTTTTACGCTGTGGCTGCGGCTATAACTCCTGGGGCTAGGATTAAATTTAAAAATATACTACTTAATAAAACTAGAATTCAAGCCTATAAAATTTTAGAAAAAATGGGTGCAAAAGTTAGCTACACATTGACAAATAGCGAGTATGAAGATATAGGAGATATTGAAATTATCGGCGATAAATTAAATTCCATTATCGTAGATGATAACATCTCATGGCTAATAGATGAAGCCCCAGCCCTTGCTATTGCTTTTGCTTGTGCTAATGGCAAGAGCGAATTAAGAAATGCGGCTGAGCTTAGAGTAAAAGAGTGCGATAGAATTAGCGTAACTATCAACGCTTTAAAGGCTTGTGGTATAGAGGCTGGAGAGTATGATGATGGATTTTGGGTAGTTGGATCTAAGCCAAATAGGGCATTAATAGATAGCCACGGAGATCA encodes:
- the aroA gene encoding 3-phosphoshikimate 1-carboxyvinyltransferase; this translates as MKVEALNSKFDIELDLVSTDKSISHRCAIFSLLSDGVSVISDYLEAEDTLNSLEIAKKLGAKIEKIDNKYYITPPAKISSAKSVLECGNSGTAMRIYMGLLAGCDGFYVLSGDEYLNERPMRRIAKPLIEVGAKIDGRDDANKAPIAIRGRNLDYFSYDSKIASAQVKSALILAGLCAKGCEFSEPELSRDHSERMLKGMGADISYNNGKIIVKPLNSKKLKPLIMSVPNDPSSCFFYAVAAAITPGARIKFKNILLNKTRIQAYKILEKMGAKVSYTLTNSEYEDIGDIEIIGDKLNSIIVDDNISWLIDEAPALAIAFACANGKSELRNAAELRVKECDRISVTINALKACGIEAGEYDDGFWVVGSKPNRALIDSHGDHRIAMSFAVLGLKCGMNISKSEFIATSFPKFSHFLRVLGAKVED